The genomic DNA CATTTTCCGCCTACCAAGAATTGACAAACGAACGATTACAATAGAAACCGGCATCCAAAATTCCGGTCTAGCGCTGGTACTCATGTTTAATCCCAAAATATTCCCTCCCGAACTGGAGCTTGGCGGCATGACAATTATTGCAGCCTGGTGGGGCGTTTGGCATATTTTAAGTGGATTTGCCGTATCTTCGTTTATGGCACGTTTTAAATTAACCAGATAATTAGTTTTAAGAAATGAAACGACCACGGTTAAATTCTTAACACATAAATAGAAATATTAAAATCATGAACATTCCCTGTCTGCCAAAAGCAGGCATCTTATAACATAGAGAACAAACAATTTTGATAAGATGAAATACGAAAAGTGGTCATTGGGATACTGGCTGTTAAAACAGTATGTCCGTTTTGTCGACTGGATCATACATAAGAAAATTATCTTAAACGGGACAGAAAACATCCCCCGGAATAAACCAATACTTATTGCCCCCAACCATCAGAATGCTTTAAGCGACCCGATGGCTATACTACTACACACCCGTTTTCAGCCGGTGTGGCTGGCCCGTGCCGATATTTTTAAACCCGGCATTATTACGCTGGCATTACGTTTTCTGAAAATCATGCCCGTTTACCGCATGCGCGACGGGAAAGATCAGCTCGCAAAAAATGAAAAAACTTTTGCCGACTCGATAAAAGTACTGGAAAATAATTGTGCACTGGCGCTTTTTCCTGAGGCTGCTCACTCGGCAAAACGACAAATGTTATCGCACAAAAAAGCGGTTCCGCGTATTGTTTTTCAGGCAGAGGAAAAAGCCGAAAATAACCTCGACATCCATATTGTGCCAACCGGAATTTATTACAGCAGTTACTGGAAATTTAACCGCAGTGTGATGGTTAATTTTGGCAAGCCGTTGTTGGTGAATGATTTTCTGGAAGCCTATAATGAAAACCCCAGCGCTGCGACGCTGACTTTACGCGATGCGCTTGAAAAAGCGATTGAACCACTTACAATAAACATTAAAAGCAAAGAGAATTACGAAATTTTCGAGCTTATCCGGGCGATTTACGGAAAAGCTTTTGCCCGAAAAACAGGCCAGCAAAATGGATTTGTTCAGCGCTTTAAAAGCGATCAGCAACTGGTAAAAAAGCTCGATGAGCTGGAACCCAACAATAAAGAAAAAACGGAAAAGATTTGCAACGCCGCAAAACGATTCGACGCACAAGTGCGGAAATATGGTTTGCGCTCGTGGCTGGTTGAAAATCCCGAAAATAACTTCTGGAAACTTGGCTTCAATAAACTGCTTTTGCTGATCACCCTGCCGGTTTTTGCTTATGGATTTCTATTCAACGCCATACCCTTTATTGCCATCGATACCATTGTGCGAAAAAAGATAAAAGACTTTGCCTTTTGGAGTTCGTTTTCACTGGTTTTGGGTTTTACCCTCTTCCCTATTGTTTATTTACTCGAGCTCTGGGCGGTAGCTGCGTGGCTTCCTTTATGGTGGCACAAATTGTTGTTTATTGTTTCGCTGCCATTTGCCGGAAAACTGGCTTTTCGCTGGTACATTCTTTTGCTAAAAACAATTGGCAGAGGCCGGCTTTTCATTCTAAAGGCATTCAGAAAACAACAGTGGCAAAGCTTAAAAAATCAGCAGGAAAAACTTTTTGATGAACTGGACAAAATAGTCTGAACATATAACTCACAACCAAAACAATAAAACTACTACCATGGCCGACAAACTTAAAGACATCCTGTTCCCGTTGGAGAAAGTACAACTTTTCGCAACCGTTTTAAAAGAAGTGTATCCGCCGTTTCAGTCGGAAGAATTTGTTGCCGCAGTGTGCGATCAAGACTGGCCGGAGCGCGAGTTGAAAGAAAAGATGCGGCATACCACTTTATGCCTGCATCAATTTCTTCCACAGGATTTTGAAAAAGCTGTTGAAATTCTGGTGGCCATTGTACCAAAAGTTACCGGTTTCGAGGCCATTGTTTTACCCGACTATGTTGAGGTTTACGGCCAGGAACACTGGGATATTGCACTGCCGGCGTTGGGTAAATTGACCATATGCGGAAGTTCTGAATTTGGTATCCGACCGTTTCTAAATAAGGACTTAGAAGGCGCCATGAAATATATGCTGGCCTGGGCCGACAGCGATGATTTTAAAGTAAGACGCTTTGCCAGCGAAGGATGTCGTCCCCGCCTGCCATGGGCTTCGGGAGTGCCGGCTTTGAAAAAAGATCCGTCGTTGATCCTGCCAATTCTGGAGAAACTAAAAGACGACCCGGAGGAATTTGTGCGAAAAAGTGTGGCGAATAACCTGAACGACATTTCGAAAGACCACCCCGAACTGGTGCTTGAGATTTGCGAGCGCTGGCAGGGAAAATCAAAGAATACCGACTGGATTATAAAACATGCCTGCCGCACCCTGCTCAAACAAGGAAACAAAAGAGCGATGCTGCTGTTTGGCTTTGCCAATCCGGAGTTAATGAAAGTGGAGGATTTTCAGCTTTCAAATACTTCGCCGGCAATTGGCGACGATATTTCGTTTAGTTTCAATCTCGCCCTCAATATAAAACAAAAGCAAAAAGTGCGGATCGAGTACATCGTTCACTTTGTAAAGACTAACGGCAAAACATCGCCAAAAGTTTTTCAGATAAAAGAAGTGGAAATGAAACCGGGCAAACACGCGATCAGCAAAAAACATACATTCAAAAATATGAGCACCCGCAAACATTACCCCGGCGAACACACCTTCGAAATTGTAATAAACGGCGAAGTAAAAGCTTCAGCCCAACTTCAACTTAGTTAAATTTTATTCATGGATATTAATATAAGAAAAGCGACAGAGAAAGATTTCCCGGCAATATTCGGGCTGATTACGGAACTGGCAGAATATGAAGAAAGCCTTGACAAGGTGAGTAATTCGCTGGAACTAATGTACGAGCAGAAAGACTACTTTAATTGTTATGTGGCCGAAACTGAAGAAAAGGAAATCATTGGAATGGCACTTTACTATTTCTCGTACTATACCTGGGTAGGAAAAACCTTGTACCTCGACGACCTGTATGTAAAGGAGGCCTGGCGTGGCAACGGATTGGGCACGCGTTTAATGGATAAAATGTTTGAAGTAGCCAAAGCCGAAAAGTGCAATCGCTTCCGTCTGCAAGTACTGAATTGGAATGAGCCCGCAATCAAACTCTACGAAAAAAGCGGTTTTACCGTAGACAAAACGTGGTATAATTGTGACTTTGAAAATTTGTAAGATTTCCGCCTGCTTTACATAAACAAGTGGCACTATTCTTGCGATTCTACCTCAAACAACAAATTTTAAATTCATGAAAACAATTCAGAAAGCCATTGGTGGAGCTCTGTTGCTGGGATTTACAGCCTGCTCGGGAGTTCAGAAACTGCCTGTTTCAACGAATAAATCGGACAACAACGATACCTATTTTGTTTCTTACTTGTTTGAATACGACGGCTGCAAGGTGTATCGATTCTATGATCGTGGGGAATACATTTATTTTACTAATTGCCAAGGTGATGTAACCAGCTTCGTCAGCGATTCAACACATACGAGAATTGAAAACCATATTCGCATTGAAGCTCAGGAATAACCGGTAACAGGCTTTTTTAAAAGCACAAAAAGAAACAGATTTGTTCCTGGTGGAAACTGTAAAAGCTCATAAGTTTTTCGTAATATTATGACTCTTTTAATCAAACTAAAATGATTATCAAATTGCTGAATAAATGATACAAATCAGAGAAGCCCAAACAGAAGATGCCGGAATTATTTTAGAATGTATTAAAGGCCTTGCCGTTCACGTTGACCAGCTTGAAATGGTTACGGCCACCGAGCAGGATATTCGTAACACCATTTTTGCCTCTGATACGCATGTGAAGGTTTTTGTGGCCGAAAACGAAGACAAAAAAGTTTGTGGATTTACGCTTGTTTTTAAATCGTTCTCCACATTTAAAGCGACTACCAATTACCACATCGAAGACCTATTTGTTTTTCCGGAATACCGTAAACTGGGCATTGGCGCCATGCTGATGAAACACCTGAAAACCTTTGCCAAAAACGAAGGCGCAAAGGTGATTGACTGGTATGTTAACAACCGAAACCATAGTGCCATGGACTTTTACGACCAGATTGGCGCGAAAAAACTCGATTACAAATCGATTTATTATTTCGAGGTTTAAAATCCACCTAAGGATGTCATCTTTTCGAAAAGATGACATCCTTAGAGATACCGGCAGGCAGGCAGGTAGGCTCTTCGAAATCCGCCCCGACAACATGTACCAAACGTTAACGGCAAGTTTGAATTTGCAATCAATTTGACACATAAACAAAACTTAAACAGAATGAAAAAATTTCGAATTGGATTAATCATCGGAGCTTTTATACTTATTCTGGCTGAATTGATTATAACTGATTATGATAGTTTTTGGGGCTCAAAAAACATAGGAAATTATCTCGTAATATTAAGTATGATATTGATAATATTCAGTCTCATTGTAGCTATTAAAACAGACAAAAAATAATGAAAATAGTAAGCCTGAACCAGGATAATCTTTTTTGTGCTCACAGATAGAAGCAAAGAATTTTAAAAATGGTTTGACAAGTTTTCCAGTTGAGCTCCCATGTATGTTATATTATCAAACACAAAAAACAAGCTACGAATCAAACGAATGTCAAAATGGAAATTCTTAGGTGGTAAAATAGTTTTTTTTTATCTTTAGTAGCGTGGTAAAACGGTAAATCATAACTTATGAAAGATTCTGAAAAATCAAGAGAACAGCTTATTGAAGAATTGAATAAGTTAAGGGGAGCCTACAATGAACTTAAAAACAAGAATAACAATCAAACCACCACTACCGAAAATTCACTTTTAGCTGATATAGATTTTTCAAGTAAGGTTATGGAATCCTTACCCGGAATTTTTTATATATACACTTATCCGGAATTAAGATTGGTGTTATGGAATAAAAACCACGAACATCTTTTAGGATACAAACATAATGAAATTGGTAACCGCTATATCATGGATTGGCATGTGCCCGGTGCAGAATCGGCAGTGCAGGAAGCTATCGATTATGTAATGAAGCATGGACAAAATACAATAGAAGCTCCATTGGTACATAAAAATGGTGAAATTATTCCGTTTTTATTAAACGGAATACGATTCGAATCGGCAAATCAGCAATATTTACTGGGCTTTGGTATTAAAATTACCGAACAGAAAAAACTTGAACAAGAGCTTAAAGAAAGTGAAGCTTTGTTCAGGCTCATGGCTGAAAATTCAACCGACATGATTGCCCGTCATGATAAAAATGGTGTCTTTATTTACGCATCCCCTTCGTGCAGAACTTTGCTCGGATTTACACCGGAAGAGTTAGTTGGCCGTTCTGCCTTCGAATTTATACACCCCGATGATCTTAAACTGGTTGAAGACTCACTTCAGAGTATTTCTAAAGAATCCTACATTTCAACAACCACTTTCAGAATAAGATGTAAAGATGGTAACTATACATGGTTTGAAACCAAAAGCAAAGCGATTTTTGATGATGAAACCCATGAGGTCGTTGAAATTCACGCATCAAGCAGAGATGTTACGGCACGCGTGCTTGCCAAGCAAAAATTAAAAGAAAATGAACAAAAATTAAATGCTTTATTTACCTCGATGACTGAAATGGTTGTATTGCACGATTTAGTTTTTGATGAAAACAAAACACCCGTCAACTATCGCATAATTGATTGCAATGACGCATTTACTAAAATCACCGGGATACCAAAAGAGCAAGCTGTAGGCAAGTTAAGTACCGAGGTATATCAAACTCAGGAAGCCCCCTATTTAAAAGAATTTTCTGGTGTTGCTATAAGTGGAAAAAGCTATGAATATGAGTCCTATTTTGCTCCAATGGACAAATACTTTATGATATCGGTAGTTTCTCCAGCAAAAAATAAATTTGCCACCATTACCTCCGATATAACACAAATGAAACTCATACAGGAATCAATTAAATCGAATGAAGAAAAGCAGCGATCGATGATCGCTAATATTTCTGATGTTATTGCCATTGTCGATAAAAATGGCAACAATGCTTATAAAAGCCCAAATATTGAACGAATTTTTGGTTGGAAACCAGAAGAACTTATTGGTAAAAGCACCTTTGATTTGGTACATCCCGATGATCTGTTGATAGCACAAGATTTTTTTACGGACTTACTTGCCGGTTCCGAGTCATCATCCAATAATTTTGAATTTCGGTACAGATGCAAAGACAACTCTTACAAGTGGGTAGCTTTAACAGCCACAAACCAACTTGATAATCCCGTAATTAATGGAATATTATTAAATTATCGTGATATAAATCCCAAAAAAGAAGCCGAAACCGAATTAATTCTCGCCAAAGAAAAAGCGGAAGAAGCCAATAAGCTTAAAACGGAATTTCTAAATAATATGTCGCATGAAATCCGTACACCTATGAATGGCATTATCGGATTTTCCGAAATGCTGGATGAACCTAATATATCTGACGAAAAGAGAAGATATTATTCAAAAATAGTACAAAACAGCAGTCATCAGCTTTTGAGGATAATAGACGATATTCTGGAGATTTCAACACTGGAAACCAAACAAGAAAAATTAAATGAAACGGAGTTTAGTTTGAATGATTTAATAATGGAATTATTTTCAATATTTGATTTAAACTCAAAAGAAAGAAATATCCCTATTTATGTAAAAAAAGCATTGCCGGATGAGCAAAGCAACATAACAACAGATAGAACAAAACTTAATAAGATATTGAGCAACCTCCTGGAAAATGCATTAAAATACACCAATGAAGGAATGATCGAAATGGGTTATTTTATCGAAAATGATTTGTTAAAGCTCTATGTTAAAGACACCGGAATTGGTATTTCTCCTAAAAACCACCAGCTTATTTTCGAACGTTTTTCACAGGAAAACAAAGAAATGTCGCGTAAACATGGAGGATTAGGATTAGGTTTATCAATATCGAAAGAAAATGCACAGCTTTTGGGAGGAGATATTACGCTTACATCGGAGAAAGATAAAGGTTCAACTTTTTACGTAACCATACCCTATAAACCTGCCCAAACCGGGAATGATAAAACAACAGAAATTTCCATTACCCCTAAAGAGGCCGATAGTAAGTACACCATTCTTATTGCAGAAGATGAAGAAGTGAACTATTTGTATCTGGAGGCTTTATTGAGAAATGAAATCAAAGGGAATATCGAATTAATACATGCTAAAAACGGAAAGGAGGCGGTTGACATTTGCGCCCGGAACAAAACTATTGACCTCGTTTTAATGGATATTAAAATGCCAATAATGAACGGATATGAAGCCTCTGAAAGAATAAAATCTCAGTTTCCCGATTTGCCGATAATTGCCCAAACAGCCTATTCCACAGATTCCGACAGGGAATTGGCCATAAAACATGGATATGTCGACTTTATTTCAAAACCAATAAACAAAGAAAAATTATTTGGAATGATAAATAAATTCCAGAATAAGAAATAAATACCGGCGCTAACACTTTGTATAAGCAACCGTTCTAAATTAAATCAAAACAATTTTGACAAAAACGATGGATAGTATATCCATTTCACCAACAACGGAGATTTAATAAGCGGCTTTAATGTACAGGGAAGGAAGGCATCGAAAATTGAATAGAAAAATCAGTTGATATAGACTAAGAAAGGCCTGGACAAATTAATATGTCGTGTAAATGTCGTGCGCGTGCAGTTGTAAGTTAACGGAATCAGTGAGACATTTGAAGTTGTAAAAAATATCGAAATGGAAACAGGAAAACTCATAAAAGAATTACGGATAAAAAAAGGCATGACCCAGGAAGAGCTGGCCGAAAAAACAGAAGTGAGCAGCCGAACTATTCAGCGTATCGAAAACGGGCAGGTAGATCCGCGCTCTTATACACTTCAGATGATCGCAAAAGCACTGGAAGTCGATTTTAGTTTGTTCACAGCCAACGAAACCGGGGAAAGTGAGGAATGGGAACACGACAACAACACCTGGTTAGGATTTCTACATTTGAGTGGTATCCTTCCGCTTGTGTTTCCTACGGTGCTGATGTGGCGGACAAAAAAGCACAAAACAAAAGCGATGTCCCTCCATTATCGTTCCATTATTAGCCTGCAACTTTTGATTTGTGGCGTTCTTGTGGGCTGCCTGTGGGTTTACTGGAAAGCCAACATAACAACTCCTCTTGTTGGAATACTTTTAATAAACACACTGCTTTCCATTACAAATACTGTAAAAGTGCTGAATGGCGAACCCTATATTCCTTCGCCATTTAGAAAAAACGAAACCCCGGATTATTAGTCGGTCAAGTTTTCCCTGTCTGCTCCTTCCCCTTTTTAATACAGTAATACAACTGCAAACACGTTAACATCTCATTAAATACTTTCAGGTATTCTATATGGACTAAATTTCCTATATTGTAAAAAGCAGATAATACCGATGTGAGATCAGAATGAGCCTTATCTATGACAATTCCCCACTTCAATCGGCATTAACCATTGTAATTTCACCGTTTCGCTTAAGGCTCACACTGAAAAACAATTGGTATAACTTAAAAACAGCGCTATGGAAGAGTTTCATATTAATATTCTGAATATTTCGGCGGTATTACTGGCGGCATATCTTGGAGGAGTTGCCATACGAAAAATTGGGTATCCGGCCATTCTTGGCGAATTGCTAATCGGAATTGTACTGGGACCTGCCGTGTTGGGCTGGCTCGAATATTCCGAGGCCGTTAAAGTGCTCGCCGAAATCGGTATTATCCTGCTGATGGTTTACATCGGTATGGAAATCGATTTTCGCGACCTGAAAAAGGCTTCGTGGCCGGGACTGCTGGCGGCCATCGGTGGATTTTTTGTCCCATTTGTTTTGGGTTATTTTGCCATTGTCTGGACGGGCGGAACTCCTATTTCCGGATTGTTTGTTGCCATAGCCATTGGGGTAACTTCGCTGGCAACCAAAAGCCGTATTCTCATCGACCTGAAACTGCTGAATACGCGCATTGCCTATGTGTTAATGGCCGGTGCACTGATCTCCGATACACTGGCTCTGGTTATCTTTTCGGGTATCACCAACTTTGCCGAAACCAACGTAGTAAACATCAGCGAACTGCTGTTAATTGGCGGAAAAATAGTGGTATTCTTTGGGCTAACTATTTCAATTGGCGTTTTCCTTTTACCTCGCCTGGGGAAGTATATTTCGCGTTCAGGCATGAAAAACAGCACAGCCTACTTTACACTTATTCTGATTGTAACTTTTGGTTATTGCGAGTTGGCTGAACTGGCCGGAATGCACAGCATTTTAGGAGCTTTTATGGCCGGTTTGTTTATTAAAGACAACCTGTTTCCCAAAAAGATTTCGAAAGAACTTAACAAAGCATTTTACGATGTCTCCATCGGATTTATGGCACCGATTTTCTTTGTAACCGCCGGTTTTTTTGTTGATATTACCGTTTTTCAAACCGACCTGGGTTTGTTGATATTAGTTACATCACTGGCGATAGTAGGTAAAATAGTGGGAACTGCCTTGTTTTACCTCCCCTCGCGAAATGGCTGGCGCGAAGGAATTACCATTGGAACGGGGATGAACGGCCGGGGAGCTGTTGAAATTATTATTGCTGAAATTGGCCTTGGCATGGGCATCATCGAT from uncultured Draconibacterium sp. includes the following:
- a CDS encoding 1-acyl-sn-glycerol-3-phosphate acyltransferase; translation: MKYEKWSLGYWLLKQYVRFVDWIIHKKIILNGTENIPRNKPILIAPNHQNALSDPMAILLHTRFQPVWLARADIFKPGIITLALRFLKIMPVYRMRDGKDQLAKNEKTFADSIKVLENNCALALFPEAAHSAKRQMLSHKKAVPRIVFQAEEKAENNLDIHIVPTGIYYSSYWKFNRSVMVNFGKPLLVNDFLEAYNENPSAATLTLRDALEKAIEPLTINIKSKENYEIFELIRAIYGKAFARKTGQQNGFVQRFKSDQQLVKKLDELEPNNKEKTEKICNAAKRFDAQVRKYGLRSWLVENPENNFWKLGFNKLLLLITLPVFAYGFLFNAIPFIAIDTIVRKKIKDFAFWSSFSLVLGFTLFPIVYLLELWAVAAWLPLWWHKLLFIVSLPFAGKLAFRWYILLLKTIGRGRLFILKAFRKQQWQSLKNQQEKLFDELDKIV
- a CDS encoding DNA alkylation repair protein yields the protein MADKLKDILFPLEKVQLFATVLKEVYPPFQSEEFVAAVCDQDWPERELKEKMRHTTLCLHQFLPQDFEKAVEILVAIVPKVTGFEAIVLPDYVEVYGQEHWDIALPALGKLTICGSSEFGIRPFLNKDLEGAMKYMLAWADSDDFKVRRFASEGCRPRLPWASGVPALKKDPSLILPILEKLKDDPEEFVRKSVANNLNDISKDHPELVLEICERWQGKSKNTDWIIKHACRTLLKQGNKRAMLLFGFANPELMKVEDFQLSNTSPAIGDDISFSFNLALNIKQKQKVRIEYIVHFVKTNGKTSPKVFQIKEVEMKPGKHAISKKHTFKNMSTRKHYPGEHTFEIVINGEVKASAQLQLS
- a CDS encoding GNAT family N-acetyltransferase, whose product is MDINIRKATEKDFPAIFGLITELAEYEESLDKVSNSLELMYEQKDYFNCYVAETEEKEIIGMALYYFSYYTWVGKTLYLDDLYVKEAWRGNGLGTRLMDKMFEVAKAEKCNRFRLQVLNWNEPAIKLYEKSGFTVDKTWYNCDFENL
- a CDS encoding DUF4884 domain-containing protein, with translation MKTIQKAIGGALLLGFTACSGVQKLPVSTNKSDNNDTYFVSYLFEYDGCKVYRFYDRGEYIYFTNCQGDVTSFVSDSTHTRIENHIRIEAQE
- a CDS encoding GNAT family N-acetyltransferase, with product MIQIREAQTEDAGIILECIKGLAVHVDQLEMVTATEQDIRNTIFASDTHVKVFVAENEDKKVCGFTLVFKSFSTFKATTNYHIEDLFVFPEYRKLGIGAMLMKHLKTFAKNEGAKVIDWYVNNRNHSAMDFYDQIGAKKLDYKSIYYFEV
- a CDS encoding PAS domain S-box protein; translation: MKDSEKSREQLIEELNKLRGAYNELKNKNNNQTTTTENSLLADIDFSSKVMESLPGIFYIYTYPELRLVLWNKNHEHLLGYKHNEIGNRYIMDWHVPGAESAVQEAIDYVMKHGQNTIEAPLVHKNGEIIPFLLNGIRFESANQQYLLGFGIKITEQKKLEQELKESEALFRLMAENSTDMIARHDKNGVFIYASPSCRTLLGFTPEELVGRSAFEFIHPDDLKLVEDSLQSISKESYISTTTFRIRCKDGNYTWFETKSKAIFDDETHEVVEIHASSRDVTARVLAKQKLKENEQKLNALFTSMTEMVVLHDLVFDENKTPVNYRIIDCNDAFTKITGIPKEQAVGKLSTEVYQTQEAPYLKEFSGVAISGKSYEYESYFAPMDKYFMISVVSPAKNKFATITSDITQMKLIQESIKSNEEKQRSMIANISDVIAIVDKNGNNAYKSPNIERIFGWKPEELIGKSTFDLVHPDDLLIAQDFFTDLLAGSESSSNNFEFRYRCKDNSYKWVALTATNQLDNPVINGILLNYRDINPKKEAETELILAKEKAEEANKLKTEFLNNMSHEIRTPMNGIIGFSEMLDEPNISDEKRRYYSKIVQNSSHQLLRIIDDILEISTLETKQEKLNETEFSLNDLIMELFSIFDLNSKERNIPIYVKKALPDEQSNITTDRTKLNKILSNLLENALKYTNEGMIEMGYFIENDLLKLYVKDTGIGISPKNHQLIFERFSQENKEMSRKHGGLGLGLSISKENAQLLGGDITLTSEKDKGSTFYVTIPYKPAQTGNDKTTEISITPKEADSKYTILIAEDEEVNYLYLEALLRNEIKGNIELIHAKNGKEAVDICARNKTIDLVLMDIKMPIMNGYEASERIKSQFPDLPIIAQTAYSTDSDRELAIKHGYVDFISKPINKEKLFGMINKFQNKK
- a CDS encoding helix-turn-helix domain-containing protein; this translates as METGKLIKELRIKKGMTQEELAEKTEVSSRTIQRIENGQVDPRSYTLQMIAKALEVDFSLFTANETGESEEWEHDNNTWLGFLHLSGILPLVFPTVLMWRTKKHKTKAMSLHYRSIISLQLLICGVLVGCLWVYWKANITTPLVGILLINTLLSITNTVKVLNGEPYIPSPFRKNETPDY
- a CDS encoding cation:proton antiporter, which codes for MEEFHINILNISAVLLAAYLGGVAIRKIGYPAILGELLIGIVLGPAVLGWLEYSEAVKVLAEIGIILLMVYIGMEIDFRDLKKASWPGLLAAIGGFFVPFVLGYFAIVWTGGTPISGLFVAIAIGVTSLATKSRILIDLKLLNTRIAYVLMAGALISDTLALVIFSGITNFAETNVVNISELLLIGGKIVVFFGLTISIGVFLLPRLGKYISRSGMKNSTAYFTLILIVTFGYCELAELAGMHSILGAFMAGLFIKDNLFPKKISKELNKAFYDVSIGFMAPIFFVTAGFFVDITVFQTDLGLLILVTSLAIVGKIVGTALFYLPSRNGWREGITIGTGMNGRGAVEIIIAEIGLGMGIIDKTIFSILVFMAIFTTLTVPVLLSWTTKWLRKRGELVYMDERRGIVFLGVNPLSLILAKYFKDQEPVTLIDNNPELAAKAEKSGFNSLFGNALNETTWEDIHADNVLTVVGMTTNNRVNTLAAKMAKEKFLVPEIAVAQSPSEEFIETTETENTNLLFASPVSLDEWMHKMQHDEAEESSVPVESDMSCKQWIDENKIDLLETLPILIEDNKGKFRLFGSEDRVQTGDKVVILKVEK